The segment CCAACGAGCACGCCCTGGTACAACGTCTGGCAGTGGGATATTTGATCCGAACCCGAGCGATTGCCTTAGCGGTTGAAATCCGAGGGTTTGAGTTCCTCGATAAAGCGGCGGAATCGCTCGACGTCGGCTTCGTCGGTCTTTTTGTCGGGGACCGATTCCTCGAGCACGATCTTATCGGAGACGTAGATCGGCGCGCTCGCGCGCAGAGCGAGCGCGATGCCGTCGGAGGGGCGTGCGTCGATCTCTTGCAGTTCGCCGTTCGTGCGCACGATGAGCTTGGCGAAGAAGGTCGACTCGCGAATGTCGTGGATCACGACTTGCTCG is part of the Candidatus Baltobacteraceae bacterium genome and harbors:
- a CDS encoding bifunctional nuclease family protein; protein product: MKVDKLGIDLLTHDPVVILKDMDGKRFLPILIGPFEATSIALALEGAPVPRPLTHDLMRSILDTLDAKLEQVVIHDIRESTFFAKLIVRTNGELQEIDARPSDGIALALRASAPIYVSDKIVLEESVPDKKTDEADVERFRRFIEELKPSDFNR